GTGCGGAAACGCGCAGGCTACCTGTGCGAATATTGCCACTCTCCAGAAAAAATCAGCACCTCTCGTTTCACTATCGATCATATCCAGCCTCGCTCTCTAGGTGGTTCCGACAATCTTGATAACCTAGCTCTAGCTTGCAGTCGCTGTAACCAACGTCGTTATAACTTCATGGTGGGTAAGGATGTAGAAACCTCAGCAATTCTACCCTTATTCAATCCACGTCAACAGCAATGGTCTGAGCATTTCATCTGGAACGCAGACGCCACAATGATTGTTGGCACAACTCCTATTGGGCGAGCCACTTGTGAACGTCTCGATCTCAACGACGTTCGTTATAAGGGAGAACGTTCTATCCAAGAAGCTCGTGAGCTATGGGTTCAGGCTGGCTGGCATCCTCCCTCAGAAGACCCCCAGCAGCTTGAGTAAGCAAATCTATGCGCATAAACATTAAAAATTAAAGGACTTATGGTTTGGCGATTAATAATGGCCAAACGCTTTTACAACAAAAGGCCATTCACTGATTCTTCCTCTTGGGTTTCTGGATGAACCCATACTTCAACCACCGGCACCCCTTGAGGAGTCTTTGCTTAAATCGGGATGCGTTTGGGCGAGAAGCTAAAAAATAAACGATAGCCTGCCAAAAGTGACATAATCCTGACGAGGCCCTGCGGCTACAACGCGGGGCTTATGTGCTGGCGTTCTTAAAAATTAAAAATAATCTGCCATTGCAAATATCCACCGTTATGGGACTATATCTATAGTTTTTCGGAACGCAAAAGTACGAGTGATCCACTTTAGCGTCTGAAGCGAGGGCCAAAAGCAATCAAACATAGAGATGCTTACAGCTAAAATCGTAGTTTTCTCTCTCATGCAAAAATTGAACAATAATGGTGCCTAACGGTACAAGGTATGACAAAGATAATATCGATATTCAACCAAGCAGGCGGTGTAGGAAAAACGACTATTACGCTCAACCTAGGCTATCAACTTTTTAAGCGTAGCAATAAGGTCTTGCTTATCGATCTTGATCCCCAAGCGTCTCTGACACTCTTTATGGGCATTGATGCTAATAGCTTAGAAAAAACCATGTTTGATGCCATTGTCAATGAGGAGGCTTTATCTATCCACCCAAAGGTTCATGGGATGGATATTGCTCCTACTAATATCAACCTGAGTGCGGCTGAAATTCAGCTTGTCAACTTGGACTTTCGGGAAGTGCGCCTACAAGATGCGCTTGCCCCAATCAAAGGCAACTATGATTTTATCCTTATTGATTGCCCACCTAGTTTAGGACTATTAACCTATATCAGTTTGGTAGCGGCTACCCATGTTTTAGTCCCTATCGAAACGCATTACAAAGCTTTTGAGGGAACGAACCTTCTTCTCCAAACGGTAGCCAGAGTGAAGAAAAAAGGAAACCGTAGCTTACAGATAGCGGGGTTTGTTCCTTCTCGGTACGCCGCGACTAATTCTCAGGATAAACGGACTCTTCAGGCCATTAAGGAACAATTTGGAAAGGTCGCGCCTGTTTACGATCCGATTCCTCGTATT
The DNA window shown above is from Ancylothrix sp. D3o and carries:
- a CDS encoding ParA family protein, which gives rise to MTKIISIFNQAGGVGKTTITLNLGYQLFKRSNKVLLIDLDPQASLTLFMGIDANSLEKTMFDAIVNEEALSIHPKVHGMDIAPTNINLSAAEIQLVNLDFREVRLQDALAPIKGNYDFILIDCPPSLGLLTYISLVAATHVLVPIETHYKAFEGTNLLLQTVARVKKKGNRSLQIAGFVPSRYAATNSQDKRTLQAIKEQFGKVAPVYDPIPRITAFVDASEQQQPLALYEPRSPVIKLLDRLAAKMENLNG
- a CDS encoding HNH endonuclease, whose amino-acid sequence is MTINELTRQLVRKRAGYLCEYCHSPEKISTSRFTIDHIQPRSLGGSDNLDNLALACSRCNQRRYNFMVGKDVETSAILPLFNPRQQQWSEHFIWNADATMIVGTTPIGRATCERLDLNDVRYKGERSIQEARELWVQAGWHPPSEDPQQLE